The genomic stretch ACTTGTGGTTGGACGTTTTTGCCTGTTAAGTCCGTCGCTGTATCTAAATGAGCTAAAAATCCGATTACTGGAACTTCTTTCGTTGTATTAGAAGGAAGTGTTGCCATAACATAACCAAATTCGTCAACAGTAACTTCTTGCATACCGATTTCTTTTAGTTCTGTAACGAGAATGTTTGCCAGTTCCATTTGACCTGGTGTTGTTGGACAAGCTGTACTTTCTTCATTTGACTGTGTATCTACTTTTACATATTTCGTAAATCGTTTTAATAGTTCTTCTTTCATTCCGACCACTCCCTTAAATTGATTCTTTTTCATTATAAACTTGATTTTCGAAAAATTCTATTCCTGACTGTCGAGTAGTGTTTGTAATTGGAGGGTTGTTCGCCAATTGCGCGTTGTTGTTATTGTCTTTTTATATTCGCCAAGGAAAACTGGTAATTTTAAGGTGTGGATTTGGTTGGAGAAAATGTGGATATAAAGAACGCGACCAATCGCGATTACTTCGGCTTGCTCGTTTTTTTGTCTCGCAATAGCGATATTTTCATTATAGAAAGCGGCCATCCAGCGTTCCTCCTCGCCAATTGTTTCTGGTGGAAATGGATTGTTTGCGATGATTTGGCTATAATTTTGTTCCGAAAATACGAATACATCAATAGTTAAATCGAACGTTGCTTTCATTACCTCGGTTATTTTTGTCGCTACTTCTAGTTCCGTTTGTAACATGGAGCTTAGAACGAGGTTGCCGCTTTGGATATAAGTAATGACATTTTGGAAACCTACTTCTTGCAAAGCAGCTTGTAGATTTTTCATATTTACTTTATTCTTTCCAGCAACATTTACTGCTCTTAATAACACTACATAATTCCCCATCTATCTCCCTCCCAATCGTTTAACTACATTATAGCATGTGACTTACGTTATAATAAGGCTATTAGCGATGGGAGGTTTTTTAGGTGAAATTAATTTCTTGGAATGTAAACGGGCTTCGAGCAGCTGTAAAAAAAGGCTTTTTGGAGTATTTTGAAGAAGTAGATGCGGATATTTTTTGTTTGCAGGAAACTAAATTACAAGAAGGTCAAATTGAACTTGATTTGCCAGCATATAAAGATTACTGGAATTATGCGGTGAAAAAAGGTTATTCTGGTACCGCGATTTTTACAAAAGTGGAGCCGTTATCAGTTCAATATGGTTTAGGGGTTCCTGAACATGATACAGAAGGTCGTGTTATCACACTTGAATTTGAGGAATTTTTTATGGTGACGGTTTATACGCCGAATTCGCAAGCTGAATTAAAACGATTAGATTACCGGATGACGTTTGAGGATGCGATTTTGGAATATGTAAAAAACTTGGATAAAACGAAGCCGGTTGTGCTTTGTGGCGATTTGAATGTTGCGCACGAAGAAATTGATTTAAAAAATCCGAAGACAAATCGTAAAAATGCTGGCTTCTCGGATGAGGAACGCGCGAAATTTTCTGCATTTTTAGATGCTGGATTTATTGATAGTTTCCGTTATTTTTACCCAGATTTGACCGATGCTTATTCTTGGTGGTCTTACCGAATGAACGCGCGTGCTAGGAATACTGGTTGGCGGATTGATTATTTTGTTGTATCGGAACGTTTGAAAGATAAGTTAGTGGATGCCAAAATTCATGCGGATGTGCTTGGTTCGGATCATTGTCCTGTCGAGCTAGAACTTAATTTATAACCTAAAAAAATCCTCACTCCAAAGAGTGAGGATTTTTGAATTATTTAGCTAATGCTTTTTTTGCTGAATCAGCAAGTGTGTTGAATGATGCGATATCATTAACTGCTAAGTCTGCAAGCATTTTACGGTTAATATCAATACCAGCTAATTTTAAGCCGTGCATTAATTTGCTGTAAGAAAGATCTTGCATACGAGCTGCCGCATTGATACGTGCGATCCATAATCTACGGAAATCACGTTTCTTTTGACGACGATCTCTATAAGCATATTGGTAAGATTTCATTACCGCTTGGTTAGCTACTTTGAATAATAAATGTTTAGAGCCATAATACCCTTTGGCTAATTTAACTATCTTTTTACGACGTTTGCGTGTTACTGTTCCGCCTTTTACGCGTGGCATATTGTCTACCTCCTAGAATTTACAAAAATGTTGTTTCTCTTATTTCATTTTAGCGACCATTTGACGAATACGTTTGAAGTCGCCAGCTGATACCATTGCAGATTTACGCAATTTACGTTTTTGTTTTTGGGATTTGTTAGCGAACATATGGCTAGTGAAGCCGTGTCTGCGTTTTAATTTTCCAGATCCTGTTCTCTTGAAACGTTTAGCGGAACCGCGGTGGGTTTTCATTTTTGGCATGAATTTTTCCTCCTCAAAACTTTACTTTTCATGAAGTGGTGCTAGGACTAAGAACATGGAACGTCCGTCCATTTTTGGTCTTTGCTCAATTGTACAAAGGTCTTCGCACGCTTTTGCAAAACGGTCAAGCACCTTCTGACCGATTTCTTTGTGTGTAATGGCACGACCTTTAAAACGGATAGAGCATTTTACTTTATCGCCTTTTTCAAGGAATTTACGTGCATTACGTAGCTTCGTATCGAAGTCATGTTCGTCAATCGTTGGACTTAAACGAACTTCTTTCATCACGATGACTTTTTGGTTCTTACGGGCTTCTTTATCTTTCTTCTGTTGTTCAAAACGGAATTTACCGTAGTCCATGATACGAGCTACTGGCGGTTTCGCTGTTGGAGCAACAAGCACTAGATCAAGATTAGCCTTTTCAGCAATTTGAAGCGCATCGATTTTACTCTTCACGCCTAATTGTTCACCGTCTTGGTCGATCAATCTTACTTCACGTGCACGAATCCCATCGTTTACCAACATGTCTTTGCTAATGGTGAGCCACCTCCACTTAATTTTGTTACAACAAGATAGAAAATAGCTGTTCAAATCTGCGGCCTGCTAACTCATTCGTTCGGAGGCCATAAAAAAACGGGCTGCTTTTCAGCAATCCCGCACATTCAAAATCGCGTAAGTTACGCGACGAAAGTTTGAATTTTTTGCCTGAAAACGTTCGTGTTAACGAGGCGAGAAGCGGGTTGCTTCTTCTTTCTTGTTTAATAACCTTACTTACTATATCATATGGGATTTTTGGTGTCAAGGTGAATTGTAAATAAAATAGTTTCTTTACCTCTGGGCAATCTTATACGAATAAACGTTCTTTCTGTCAAAAGGCAGTTAAAACTTTCATATTGAAAAAGCTATCGTGACTATACGAGAGCTAAAAGTATACAGTGTGCATATCCATTCAAAACATCAAACATGTATGCATAAGTCCTAATTCTGAATAGGTTGTATAACTGTTCCATCAAATATAGCCTCAGTCTCCCCAACGTTTATATATTCGCTAAACTTATAGCTTACTTCATTTGTATAAACAGGCAATTCCCACAGAACACAACCATCTACATAATTCCCTCCATTACTGATGTAATATGGAGATATCCATCTTCCATCTGGGTCTTTGACAGTATTTGTTATATACAATTCTGGTTGGTATCTTACTGGTTCATTCACACATTTCTGACCAGTTAAATCTATCCAGTTAACTTTCTTCAATCTAGTTAGTCCACCTGTATTTGTTATTTCATTACCATGCAAATCTAATACCTCTAGTTTAGATAAAAAACCAAGCATCACAATACTTTTTAGCTTATTATTACGAATAGATAAGATTTCTAGATTTTTCAAATGAATAAGCGAGTCAGTATCTCGGAGTTCGTTGTTATCTACAAACAAACGAGATAAACAAGCACTTGGAATTCCGTTTAAATTTTTCAGTCTATTTCTATTCACAGATAGCTCTTCTAATTTAGTTAGATCCTTTAAAGGACTAAGGTCACTTATTTGATTGTGGGATAGATGAAGTTCTTTTAAATTAGTGAAAAATTGCATTCCGGCAAGAGATTTAATGTTGCTATTATCTCCATTGAAATTTTGTACCCCAGATAGTTCCTTTTGTGATACAAGGTCTGTAACACTTTGCTTTCCTAAATTTTGTTTCACTGCATTCGCTAGGCCGGGATCTGGAAAAATTTGGTTAATAGGCGTTGGTCGTTGAATACTCTCAGCTTGTACTTTTGTCCCAGAACCCGTATTAATGCACAGACCTACAATTAACACTAGCATTGCTATTACTACATTTTGTAACCAATTATTTTTTTTCAACATTCTCCACTCCTTAAAAATAAATTTAGAAACACAAAAGAGGATTTTCATATACTTCCTATTTAACAAACGCTGTGAATCTTTTATGTCCCTTTGTATACTTATATGTTAGCAAAAATAAGAGATGTTTAAATTAACAAGCGTTAAAAATAATCGAAAATCAGTAAATTTTTCAAAACATGTTCTACCTTCTTTGTTGTCTGCTAGTCCAAGTTGTCTCACATGGCTTCATTCGTCGTATTTTTTGCATAAAAAAAGCCTCGTTTGACAAGGCTTTTTTTCTATTTATTTGCAATTTTTCTCAATAAGTATAAGAAGTAAACCACTGCCGCAACAATAGCTATCTTGAAACTACATATATGAAACCCCAAAAATCAGCTGCTCCCATATTACACCTCACTCTCCACAGTATTTATAACTATGTACTATTCTTGCCTGTTTTTTCTTTTTGTCTAATGAAGTTAACTTTCTTGTACTTCTTAATTCAAAGTATCTTTTTGAACCATACGCTTGTATAGTATACCATCCCGGACCATGTAAGTCATACCCAACTTTCCGCGCATATTTATCTGTCGTTTTGGTTTTGGCGGACTCTACTTTCTATGCCGCAGTATCCCAAGCCCTACCTTTGAAGTGTAACGCATAATTTGACAAAACGATTTTCCTTATTGGAACACCCCCACTTTTGTAAGTAAAAACGAAAGGTGAAAATTTCGCATTTTAGTATTCTAATTCCAAGCAAAACAAAAACCCTTGATTTCTCAAGGGTTTCAGCCGTTAAATGATTAACGAATTTCTTTAATACGAGCCGCTTTACCACGTAGGTTACGTAGGTAGTAAAGTTTCGCACGACGTACTTTACCACGACGAATAACTTCTAATTTTGCGATACGTGGAGTATGTACTGGGAAAGTACGTTCCACGCCAACACTGTTAGAAATTTTACGAACAGTGAAAGTTTCGCTGATTCCAGCTCCGCGACGTTTGATTACAACGCCTTCGAATAATTGGATACGTTCGCGAGTACCTTCGACTACTTTCGCATGTACACGTACAGTATCACCCGGACGGAAATTTGGAACATCTGGGTTTAGTTGACTTTTTGTGATTTCATCAATCAGTTTGTTCATGTTTTTCTCTCCTTCCAACAAACATTCATTCATATTAATAATGAAGCGGAATATCGTTATCAGACTGGTCTCTCCAGTCACCTTATTTAGGTTACCATAAACTAGTTTCGCTGTAAAGTTTTTTTCTTACTTTTTCTTTTGATAAAAAAGCTTGACCTTGGAGTATGGTTTAATGTTACCTTTAGTATATTAAATGGAGGTGTCAGAGATGGAACAATGGACAGTAAAAGAAATGGCTGCTTATGTAGGTATTTCAGCGGATACATTACGATATTATGAAAAAAACAAGATAATTGTACCTAATCGGCTGGAAAACGGGTATCGTGTGTATAACACGGAACATCTATTAGAATTAAAGTTTATTTTAGTAATGAAATATGCCCGATTTTCTCTTTCTGAAATAAAATTGATGATGGAATGGTTGAGAAGCGAGCCTTCTGTCGCTTGTAATACGGCATCAAAAGAGTTACTTGCGCTTAAAGCAGCGGAAATCAAACAGACGATTGCACACTATACAAAAATCGCTGCTCTTTTAGAAGAATTGCCGCAAATTGACGAGGTCCAAGATTACAGCACTGTTCAAAAAGATGTTAACACTTTTGTGGAGCATATTTTTACTGACATCAGAAAGGACGGGTTCTAATGGCTAAGATTGTGGCGATTATTGGTGACCCACGGGAAAAAGGTACATCAAGAGATTTGTTTCAGAAGTATTTAGCTGTTTTTCAGGAACAACCAACAATCGAGGTAAAAATCTATGATATCCGCAAATTAGCTTTTGACCCTAATTTACCTGAAGGCTATCGTACGGAGCAAACCCCTGACATAATTGCGCTTAAAAATGATGTTCGTTCCGCTGATTTACTTCTATTTTCTTATCCGGTTTGGTGGTTTAACGTTCCGGCTGTGTTAAAAGGTGTTATTGATCATTTGTTTTGGCCTGGGGAGAGCTATAGTTTTAAAGATAAAAAATATTTTCTTACTGGACCTTGGCGAAAAAAACGAGCGCGGTTGATTTATACGATTGGCGGAATGGAAATACAACATCGACTTTTCGCCCGCCCTGCTCTTACTGCCTTGCGTTACCCATTATGGATGAGTGGCGTGTTTTCGGTGAAAGTGACTTCAATTGATCGACTGGATCTTTCTATCAGAAGGACTGATGACTACTATGATAAAAAAGTTACACGTGCAGCAAAACGCGATATTCAATTCTTGCTAAAAAAGCAAATTAGAAAGAAGGTTTTTGCATGAAAATTACTGCCAAACATCAATATTGGCAAATTACGACATTGCCGTATCTTTTTCCGGTGAATTGTTACTTAATTTTAGAAAAAGACGGCTTAACATTGATTGATACTGGGATTTTGTCGAACGCGAAAGGAATCATTGCACTCATCCACAAATTAAATTTACCTTTAAAACGGATTTTATTAACGCATGCGCATGGTGACCATATTGGCGGTTTAGTCGCAGTGAAAGCAGCTTTTCCAGAAGCGCTTGTAATGATTGGAAGCAGAGAAAAATTGCTTGTAGAAACGAAAGAAATTTATGCTTTTGAAGCACAGAAGCCGTTAAAAGGCGGTTATTCAGATCAACTTCCAGTAAGCATTGATCACATTTTAAAAGATGGTGATATGATTGGCTCCCTGTTAATTATCGATACGCCGGGACATACACCTGGCTCCATTTCCTTTTTTGATGAGCGTAATGGGCATTTATTTGTAGGAGATTTATTTCAAACTCGTGGAGGAGCGGCTATTTGTGGGGAGAAGCGATGGTTGTTCCCTTTTCCAGCGATGGGTTCTTGGGATCTTCCAACAAGTATCGCATCGGCGGAAAATTTACAGCTTTTCGATGTGACGGAAATTGCTTGTGGACATGGACCGGTGAAAGCGATGGCTGATTTTGACTTAACGAATGTACTAAAGCGAGCAAAGAAACAAGCAACAAATGAAAAAGACTAGAAAACCAATTACTGGCTTTCTAGTCTTTTTTTAGAATCTCGTAATTTTGATGTTTACGGCTGTTCCATATGCGAGTTGATAAACGAGGCCATCGACGAATTGCTCGGTAAACGAACAGTGAATTAAGCCATTCCCGCCTGCATCTAATGCTTTCTTTTGTAATTCCTGTAGTAAATTTTCAAAGCCCACTGTTTCTAAGTATGCTTCTGGATCACTTTTGATTCTTGGGCGGACACTTTTGGCGAAAACAACCGTGAGGATATCATGATTCACATTAATCGGTCCAGTGGAAACTTGTATGTCTTGCCATCTTTGCCCAATTCGCTTTTGGTCATTTTCTTCTTGTACATAGGCTTCTCGTTCTTTTTGACGCTCGGATTTTTTGGTTTCTTTTTCATCAGGTGTTCCAAAAATTGCCATTTAAAATCACGTCCTTTGATTATTTACTGTCAGACCATTCTTTGAGCCAAGTTTTTTGCTTGTCTGTTAAGGGATAGTTTTTAAGTAAATCTGGGCGGCGTTCGTAGGTTCTTTTGAGCGATTCTTTGTCGCGCCATTCTTCTATCCATGCATGATTTCCGCTGAGTAAAATATCTGGCACTTTCATTCCTCTAAAATCGGCTGGTCGCGTGTAGTGTGGATGTTCAAGCAAACCGGTCGAGAAAGAATCTGTCACAGCGGAATCTTTATTACCAAGTACTCCCGGTAAAAGTCGGATAACACTGTCCATTACAATCATTGCACCAATTTCGCCACCAGTTAAAATGTAATCTCCAATCGACACTTCATCCGTAACAAGGTGTTCGCGAATTCGTTCGTCGTAACCTTCATAGTGCCCGCAAATAAAAACAAGATGCTCTTCTTCGGCAAATTCTTCTGCCATTTTTTGGTCGAAGCGTTTGCCTGCTGGGTCCATTAAAATAACTCTTGGCTTTGTTTCTGGTTGTTTCTCTTTGACAGCTTGAACGGCATCAAATATCGGTTGCGCTTTGAGTAACATACCTGCCCCGCCACCATAAGGGTAATCATCGACAATATGATGCTTTCCTTCTGCATATTCCCTGAAATCAGTCACTTCAACCGCGACACGCTCATTTTCGATGGCTTTTTTTATAATGGAATTTCCGGTCACTCCCGAAAACATATCTGGGAAAATGGATAGAATGTCAATTTTCATTAATCTAGCAGTCCTTCCATGACTTCGATTGTAATTTTTTTGTCATTAATATTGATTTCTTTTACAACGTCGGCAATATAAGGAATTAGTTTTTCTTTTTTGTCGCTGCCTTTTACAACCCATACATCATTGGCGCCTGGTGTTAGAATTTCTGTGATTTCGCCAAGCTCTTCGCCGTCAGTAGTTACAACGATACAACCGATGATTTCATGAAAATAAAATTCGTTTTCCTCTAAATCAGTTAGTTGCGCTTCTTTGATTTTAAGTACGCCTTCTTTCATACGTTCCACTTGATGAATTCCAGTGAATCCTTCAAACATCAGCAAATCAAAGTTCTTATGTTTGCGGTGTGAGCGAATGATTAGTTTTTCAGGCTTTTTGCTGTTTTTTTCAAATAAGTACACGGTATTCCCAACTTGGAACCGTTCTTCTGGAAAATCGGTCGTTGCGATAACACGAATTTCACCGATCAAGCCATGAGTATTAACAATTTTTCCTACATTATACATTTTCTCCATAAGTCACCTCTAGCGTATTTCTACTATGATTCCATCTTTTACAACAATGGTTTTATCAAAAATGGATTTATCCCACTTGTCTCCTACTTGTACATCAATAATCGTTTCCATTTCTCGTTCGCGAATTTCACTGCCAAGTTCGAGGACTTCTAATTGTTCCATTTGAAACTGAATGAGTTTTTTCTTTTCTCGGCGCAGGTCGAGTTCGTGGGTAAAGTAATCGGCCACTCGTTCTGGTTGAAATTTGCTTTTTCGTTCCATTTTCTTTTGTTCAAAATGCAACTGGTCGCATTCTTGTTCGATTTGTCGTTTTTGCTCGGTATAATACTCGATTAATTCTTGTTTACTTGCTTCGGTTAGAATTTGTTTGACGACAACTTTTTGGATGATTTCCACAGGACACCTCCACTAGCGATTATGTCCTTATTTTACCATAGTTTTTTTGGATTCATCTACTAATGCCCGGAATAATTGTTCACTTTCCGGATCTGTTTGGAACATTAATTCTGGGTGCCACTGAACACCTAAGTACCAACTTGGCAAATTGTCACCTTCTACAGCTTCAATCATTCCATCCGCAGTACGCGCTGTTACTTTAAAACTTGGCGCTAATTTTTTGATAAATTGGTGATGCAATGAATTGACTAATTTTTTATTCGGGTGATGCTTTGCGAGTTCACTTGTCGATTCAATATCAATTGTATGAGAGCCGAGTTGTTCATCGACGCGCTGCAAATGTTGGAGGGCTTTCGTTTCGACTTGGCTGATATCTTGATAAAGTGAGCCGCCTAACGCCACATTAACTAGTTGCATCCCGCGGCAAATAGCAAAAATCGGTTTTCCAGCGTCTAATGCTGCTCGAACTAAGGCGATTTCATAGCTGTCCCGAGGTGGAAAATAAGCGCCGATTTCTTGGGACGGCTCTTCTAAATAAAATTGTGGCGTAATGTCTTGTCCACCGGTTAAAAGCAAACCATCTACGAGAGAAATTGCTTGAACGGCAACAGACGGGTCATCTATTGGCAAAGCGATAGGAAATCCGCCAACTTTTTGAATAGCATCTACATATCGCTGTTGCGTATAAGTCACACGATGTCCGTAAAAAACGTCCACACCTTTTACTAATCTATTTCCGGTAATTCCAATAACTGGCTTCATCACAATTCCTCCATTTCTATTCTATTTTACAACATTTAGTGAGGTAATTGCTTCTCTGATGATTATTTAAAAATAGTTATAAAAAAACTCGCCAAATTGACGAGTTTTTGTTATTCGATAATTTCAAGACGAATCTTCTTATCGTTTTTGGAGCCAACTGCGTAGACAAGTGTACGAATCGCTTTCGCAATACGACCTTGCTTACCAATCACGCGTCCCATGTCTTCTTTACTGACAGACAATTTGTAGGTTAACGATGTATCCGTTTCTTCTGGCGTGATAACAACGTCTTCCGGGTGGCCAACAAGAGGTTTCACGATTGAGAGAATGAGTTCTTCCATTCGCGCCGAGACCTCCTTATTTACCTAATTTTTGGTTATGGAATTTTTCCATGATACCTTCGCGGCTAAGAAGATTGCGAACTGTATCAGATGGTTTCGCACCATTATGCATCCATTTCAAAGTTGCTTCTTCGTCGATTTTCACTTCAACCGGATCAAGTAATGGATTATAAGTACCAATAGTTTCGATTGAACGGCCATCACGTGGGAAACGAGAATCAGCGACTACAATACGGTAGAAAGGTTTCTTTTTAGAACCAATACGTTTTAAACGAATTTTAACTGCCATAGTTTAATTACACCTCCATAAAGTCTTACACAAGTATATATATTACCAGTAAAGGATTTGTTTGTAAAGTGTTTTTTCTTTACAGAGGGAATTTTTTTCTTTTTATTTGACGGTTTCGGCTTCAGCACTTAGTTTCCCTTGTTTTAGAAGGTGGTGGTAACGCACATATCCTGAAATATTATGCTCCACATCATCAATTCTAACCCGGAAAGACTGGTGGCGAATGAAGAAACTGCCATCTATTCGCGCTGGATTTTTGTAGTAGATTGCTAGCTCTGGGTAAAAATAGCCATTTAACTGGTAGATAGCTCGTTTAGTGATTGTTTTTTCCAATTCAGCTAGTGGATAGTCATGAAGCAGTTTTTGCAAGTCCTCTGTTTCCATCCGTAGCGACATCTCTTTTGTAGCAACAGTAAGCTCTAAAAAGGTTGGAAATGTGGTTTCGCGTCCATAAATAAATGGTAGGTTGTCGAAAGCATTTTTCATTCCAAATTCGTAGTAAGCTTCGTCTGGAATATATTTAGTGATTTCATTGGCGCAGTAGCTCAGCCAGTGATCATGGTTTTGCCAGTAGTCATCACGAATGAACTGGTCAAAAGATTTTGCCGCTGCCTCCAGCCATTTGGAATCACGGTCAATTTCATATAAGCGCAACAAGCCAAACACAGCTTCCCCGTCGTAATAAATAATCCGGAAAATATCTTT from Listeria monocytogenes ATCC 19117 encodes the following:
- a CDS encoding DUF1697 domain-containing protein, which codes for MGNYVVLLRAVNVAGKNKVNMKNLQAALQEVGFQNVITYIQSGNLVLSSMLQTELEVATKITEVMKATFDLTIDVFVFSEQNYSQIIANNPFPPETIGEEERWMAAFYNENIAIARQKNEQAEVIAIGRVLYIHIFSNQIHTLKLPVFLGEYKKTITTTRNWRTTLQLQTLLDSQE
- a CDS encoding exodeoxyribonuclease III, with protein sequence MKLISWNVNGLRAAVKKGFLEYFEEVDADIFCLQETKLQEGQIELDLPAYKDYWNYAVKKGYSGTAIFTKVEPLSVQYGLGVPEHDTEGRVITLEFEEFFMVTVYTPNSQAELKRLDYRMTFEDAILEYVKNLDKTKPVVLCGDLNVAHEEIDLKNPKTNRKNAGFSDEERAKFSAFLDAGFIDSFRYFYPDLTDAYSWWSYRMNARARNTGWRIDYFVVSERLKDKLVDAKIHADVLGSDHCPVELELNL
- the rplT gene encoding 50S ribosomal protein L20; translation: MPRVKGGTVTRKRRKKIVKLAKGYYGSKHLLFKVANQAVMKSYQYAYRDRRQKKRDFRRLWIARINAAARMQDLSYSKLMHGLKLAGIDINRKMLADLAVNDIASFNTLADSAKKALAK
- the rpmI gene encoding 50S ribosomal protein L35; the encoded protein is MPKMKTHRGSAKRFKRTGSGKLKRRHGFTSHMFANKSQKQKRKLRKSAMVSAGDFKRIRQMVAKMK
- the infC gene encoding translation initiation factor IF-3 — translated: MSKDMLVNDGIRAREVRLIDQDGEQLGVKSKIDALQIAEKANLDLVLVAPTAKPPVARIMDYGKFRFEQQKKDKEARKNQKVIVMKEVRLSPTIDEHDFDTKLRNARKFLEKGDKVKCSIRFKGRAITHKEIGQKVLDRFAKACEDLCTIEQRPKMDGRSMFLVLAPLHEK
- the inlC gene encoding class 3 internalin InlC; this translates as MKKNNWLQNVVIAMLVLIVGLCINTGSGTKVQAESIQRPTPINQIFPDPGLANAVKQNLGKQSVTDLVSQKELSGVQNFNGDNSNIKSLAGMQFFTNLKELHLSHNQISDLSPLKDLTKLEELSVNRNRLKNLNGIPSACLSRLFVDNNELRDTDSLIHLKNLEILSIRNNKLKSIVMLGFLSKLEVLDLHGNEITNTGGLTRLKKVNWIDLTGQKCVNEPVRYQPELYITNTVKDPDGRWISPYYISNGGNYVDGCVLWELPVYTNEVSYKFSEYINVGETEAIFDGTVIQPIQN
- the rplS gene encoding 50S ribosomal protein L19; its protein translation is MNKLIDEITKSQLNPDVPNFRPGDTVRVHAKVVEGTRERIQLFEGVVIKRRGAGISETFTVRKISNSVGVERTFPVHTPRIAKLEVIRRGKVRRAKLYYLRNLRGKAARIKEIR
- a CDS encoding MerR family transcriptional regulator, whose amino-acid sequence is MEQWTVKEMAAYVGISADTLRYYEKNKIIVPNRLENGYRVYNTEHLLELKFILVMKYARFSLSEIKLMMEWLRSEPSVACNTASKELLALKAAEIKQTIAHYTKIAALLEELPQIDEVQDYSTVQKDVNTFVEHIFTDIRKDGF
- a CDS encoding NAD(P)H-dependent oxidoreductase yields the protein MAKIVAIIGDPREKGTSRDLFQKYLAVFQEQPTIEVKIYDIRKLAFDPNLPEGYRTEQTPDIIALKNDVRSADLLLFSYPVWWFNVPAVLKGVIDHLFWPGESYSFKDKKYFLTGPWRKKRARLIYTIGGMEIQHRLFARPALTALRYPLWMSGVFSVKVTSIDRLDLSIRRTDDYYDKKVTRAAKRDIQFLLKKQIRKKVFA
- a CDS encoding MBL fold metallo-hydrolase; this encodes MKITAKHQYWQITTLPYLFPVNCYLILEKDGLTLIDTGILSNAKGIIALIHKLNLPLKRILLTHAHGDHIGGLVAVKAAFPEALVMIGSREKLLVETKEIYAFEAQKPLKGGYSDQLPVSIDHILKDGDMIGSLLIIDTPGHTPGSISFFDERNGHLFVGDLFQTRGGAAICGEKRWLFPFPAMGSWDLPTSIASAENLQLFDVTEIACGHGPVKAMADFDLTNVLKRAKKQATNEKD
- the trmD gene encoding tRNA (guanosine(37)-N1)-methyltransferase TrmD, which codes for MKIDILSIFPDMFSGVTGNSIIKKAIENERVAVEVTDFREYAEGKHHIVDDYPYGGGAGMLLKAQPIFDAVQAVKEKQPETKPRVILMDPAGKRFDQKMAEEFAEEEHLVFICGHYEGYDERIREHLVTDEVSIGDYILTGGEIGAMIVMDSVIRLLPGVLGNKDSAVTDSFSTGLLEHPHYTRPADFRGMKVPDILLSGNHAWIEEWRDKESLKRTYERRPDLLKNYPLTDKQKTWLKEWSDSK
- the rimM gene encoding ribosome maturation factor RimM (Essential for efficient processing of 16S rRNA), yielding MEKMYNVGKIVNTHGLIGEIRVIATTDFPEERFQVGNTVYLFEKNSKKPEKLIIRSHRKHKNFDLLMFEGFTGIHQVERMKEGVLKIKEAQLTDLEENEFYFHEIIGCIVVTTDGEELGEITEILTPGANDVWVVKGSDKKEKLIPYIADVVKEININDKKITIEVMEGLLD
- a CDS encoding YlqD family protein, with product MEIIQKVVVKQILTEASKQELIEYYTEQKRQIEQECDQLHFEQKKMERKSKFQPERVADYFTHELDLRREKKKLIQFQMEQLEVLELGSEIREREMETIIDVQVGDKWDKSIFDKTIVVKDGIIVEIR
- a CDS encoding gamma-glutamyl-gamma-aminobutyrate hydrolase family protein encodes the protein MKPVIGITGNRLVKGVDVFYGHRVTYTQQRYVDAIQKVGGFPIALPIDDPSVAVQAISLVDGLLLTGGQDITPQFYLEEPSQEIGAYFPPRDSYEIALVRAALDAGKPIFAICRGMQLVNVALGGSLYQDISQVETKALQHLQRVDEQLGSHTIDIESTSELAKHHPNKKLVNSLHHQFIKKLAPSFKVTARTADGMIEAVEGDNLPSWYLGVQWHPELMFQTDPESEQLFRALVDESKKTMVK
- a CDS encoding KH domain-containing protein; amino-acid sequence: MEELILSIVKPLVGHPEDVVITPEETDTSLTYKLSVSKEDMGRVIGKQGRIAKAIRTLVYAVGSKNDKKIRLEIIE
- the rpsP gene encoding 30S ribosomal protein S16 — encoded protein: MAVKIRLKRIGSKKKPFYRIVVADSRFPRDGRSIETIGTYNPLLDPVEVKIDEEATLKWMHNGAKPSDTVRNLLSREGIMEKFHNQKLGK